A window from Schistosoma haematobium chromosome 1, whole genome shotgun sequence encodes these proteins:
- the GCNT1_4 gene encoding Beta-1,3-galactosyl-O-glycosyl-glycoprotein beta-1,6-N-acetylglucosaminyltransferase (EggNog:ENOG410V4IF~COG:G~CAZy:GT14), with the protein MKYCSLNNSLRNKVCLINIANNHTNSLRRKLFRISSISLLITSLTVTYYISCAAYYEFMLKEFSLVNNRICQYLFSKNLSWLEYMVVRSIHSPSNGDYSNLTNSHACSEFKLFRGEVVQSTVEEKQFPLAFSLAIHQNIKQAARLLRLIYRSHNLYCIHVDSKSPQVFYNEVMELARCFGSNVMVVNRSESVDVRWGYYSILEVFLLCAKKLINNSEINWRYILNVSGQELPLRTNWELVALLKAINGSNIVENLGPGHNPERWPNKNLTFPIIWSKGSFYMALRRDFVDFYQNDPKANELLDAMKAEEHLPKHPDELFFSTLNYNPLLGAPGACKEEYLTSDFDIRAMYIGRFVRWAYRSCRRGKIRNGICLIGISMLPSIPKRMELFANKFSENFEPIAYDCTENYIMEKVLAEMRTNQLSSNFNVSFYSQLYCSQDHIH; encoded by the exons ATGAAATACTGTTCCTTAAATAACTCACTTAGAAATAAAGTATGCTTAATTAATATTGCAAACAACCACACAAACAGTCTGAGACGTAAACTATTTCGGATCAGTTCCATTTCATTACTCATCACATCGCTTACAGTTACATATTACATATCATGTGCAGCTTATTACGAATTTATGTTGAAGGAATTCAGTTTAGTAAATAATCGCATATGTCAATACTTATTCTCAAAGAACTTGAGTTGGCTGGAGTACATGGTGGTGAGAAGTATTCACTCACCATCAAACGGGGACTACTCAAATTTGACGAACTCTCATGCATGCAGTGAATTCAAGTTATTTCGTGGTGAAGTTGTTCAGTCGACAGTGGAAGAAAAACAATTCCCTCTTGCATTCAGTTTAGCTATTCATCAGAATATTAAACAGGCAGCTCGTCTCCTTCGTCTAATTTACAGATCACATAATTTGTACTGTATTCATGTGGATTCTAAATCACCACAAGTTTTTTATAATGAGGTGATGGAGTTGGCTAGATGTTTCGGTTCGAATGTGATGGTGGTGAATCGATCGGAAAGTGTGGATGTTCGGTGGGGATATTATTCCATACTGGAAGTGTTCCTTCTATGTGCAAAGAAGTTGATAAACAACAGTGAGATTAATTGGAGGTATATTCTGAATGTGAGTGGTCAAGAACTACCACTTCGCACCAATTGGGAATTGGTTGCCTTGTTGAAAGCGATAAATGGGTCGAATATAGTTGAAAATTTGGGACCTGGACATAATCCAGAACGTTGGCCAAATAAGAATCTCACGTTCCCG ATCATTTGGAGTAAAGGAAGCTTTTACATGGCGTTAAGGCGTGATTTTGTTGATTTCTATCAGAATGATCCAAAAGCAAACGAATTACTTGACGCAATGAAAGCAGAAGAACATTTACCGAAGCATCCGGATGAGCTATTTTTCTCTACATTGAATTACAATCCATTACTTGGAGCTCCTGGTGCTTGCAAAGAAGAATATCTTACAAGTGACTTTGATATACGAGCGATGTACATAGGGCGTTTTGTAAGGTGGGCCTATAGATCCTGTAGACGTGGAAAAATTAGAAATGGTATATGTCTTATCGGTATTTCCATGCTTCCGAGTATTCCAAAGCGAATGGAACTTTTCGCCAACAAATTTAGTGAAAATTTTGAACCGATCGCTTATGACTGTACAGAGAATTACATCATGGAAAAGGTTCTAGCAGAAATGAGAACTAATCAACTCAGTTCAAATTTCAATGTGAGCTTTTACTCACAACTCTATTGTTCACAGGACCATATACACTGA